From Bradyrhizobium symbiodeficiens, the proteins below share one genomic window:
- a CDS encoding phytanoyl-CoA dioxygenase family protein produces the protein MPKTEQVGLTPRQVQNFIDDGFVKIENAFRTQLAKQCRDELWADIGLSPDQPEHWTQPVVRVGSKVSPPFIEAANAPALHKAYDQLVGEGRWLAPKGLGTFPIRFPSTEPPGDDGWHVDMSFGIANPDFMEWRVNVKSSGRALLMLFLFSDVGGDDAPTRIRKGSHATIARELLPYGDAGATLRQLSAEGYASTMDCETTLATGAAGSVYLCHPFLVHAAQPHRGKRPRFMAQPPLLPKDEFDPGLPPSPVQIAIRRACGLTF, from the coding sequence ATGCCCAAGACCGAACAGGTCGGCCTGACGCCCCGTCAGGTCCAGAACTTCATCGACGACGGTTTCGTTAAAATCGAGAATGCCTTCCGCACCCAGCTTGCGAAACAATGCAGGGACGAGTTGTGGGCGGATATTGGTCTGTCGCCAGACCAACCCGAACACTGGACTCAACCCGTTGTCAGGGTAGGGTCCAAGGTTTCGCCCCCTTTCATTGAAGCCGCGAACGCGCCAGCCCTGCACAAGGCCTACGATCAACTCGTCGGCGAAGGGCGCTGGCTCGCGCCGAAAGGCCTCGGAACCTTTCCGATCCGCTTCCCGTCAACGGAACCCCCCGGTGATGATGGCTGGCATGTGGACATGAGCTTTGGCATCGCCAATCCGGATTTCATGGAGTGGCGCGTCAATGTGAAGAGCAGTGGACGTGCATTGCTGATGCTCTTCCTGTTCTCGGATGTCGGGGGCGACGATGCGCCCACGCGGATCCGGAAAGGCTCGCATGCCACCATCGCGCGGGAGCTGCTGCCCTATGGCGATGCCGGTGCAACGCTCCGGCAGCTCTCGGCCGAGGGCTACGCCTCGACGATGGATTGCGAGACGACACTGGCGACCGGTGCGGCAGGCAGCGTTTATCTGTGCCATCCGTTCCTCGTTCATGCCGCGCAACCCCACCGAGGGAAACGGCCGCGCTTCATGGCACAGCCTCCGCTGCTGCCGAAGGACGAGTTTGATCCGGGGTTGCCCCCTTCGCCGGTTCAGATCGCGATCCGGCGGGCTTGCGGGCTGACATTCTAA
- a CDS encoding class I SAM-dependent methyltransferase, which yields MGRLLNIVTPLHTATKRDYMGRMNDDKIGCSLKAREYEADYWDGDRRFGYGGYRFIEGRWAPVAKALIETYGLKDGSSVLDVGCGKGFLLYEMQKILPGLKVTGFDISRHGLANSHEQVRPYLFNYRAQDIYPYGDDSFDLVISLGTLHNLRLYELEAALKEIERVGKNKYVMVEGYRTVAELHNLECWALTAESILHTSEWIWLYGKLGYTGDYEFIYFE from the coding sequence ATGGGACGACTGCTGAATATCGTGACGCCGCTGCATACGGCGACCAAGCGCGACTACATGGGGCGCATGAACGACGACAAGATCGGCTGCTCGCTGAAGGCGCGGGAATACGAGGCCGATTATTGGGACGGCGACCGCCGCTTCGGCTATGGCGGCTACCGCTTCATCGAGGGACGCTGGGCGCCGGTCGCCAAGGCGCTGATCGAGACCTATGGCCTGAAGGACGGCTCCAGCGTGCTCGACGTCGGCTGCGGCAAGGGTTTCCTGCTGTATGAGATGCAGAAGATCCTGCCGGGCCTGAAGGTCACAGGCTTCGATATCTCCAGGCACGGCCTTGCCAATTCGCATGAGCAGGTGCGACCCTATCTCTTCAACTATCGCGCCCAGGACATCTACCCCTATGGCGACGACAGTTTCGATCTCGTCATCTCGCTCGGCACCCTGCACAATCTCAGGCTCTACGAGCTCGAAGCGGCGCTCAAGGAGATCGAGCGGGTCGGCAAGAACAAATACGTCATGGTCGAGGGCTATCGGACCGTCGCCGAGTTGCACAACCTCGAATGCTGGGCGCTGACCGCGGAATCCATCCTGCACACGTCGGAGTGGATCTGGCTCTACGGCAAGCTCGGCTACACCGGCGATTACGAATTCATCTATTTCGAGTGA
- a CDS encoding BA14K family protein: protein MTMRRTFVALAAAGAMLSTAVSPVLAAPLPIANPGPDQGLQQVQYRHGYGHGPRHGHGYYGHRHGHGGTGAAVLGGLAAGAIIGGAIANSQAQSNAASYCAQRFRSYDPGSGTYLGNDGLRHACP from the coding sequence ATGACAATGCGCAGAACGTTCGTCGCCCTGGCGGCCGCCGGAGCGATGCTCTCGACGGCTGTTTCACCCGTACTCGCGGCGCCGCTGCCAATCGCAAATCCCGGCCCGGACCAAGGCCTGCAGCAGGTGCAGTACCGGCATGGCTACGGACACGGGCCTCGACATGGACATGGCTATTACGGGCACCGTCACGGCCACGGTGGCACCGGTGCAGCCGTACTCGGCGGCCTCGCGGCCGGCGCCATCATCGGCGGCGCGATCGCCAACAGCCAGGCGCAATCCAACGCCGCCTCCTATTGCGCGCAGCGCTTTCGGTCCTACGATCCGGGCTCAGGGACGTATCTGGGCAATGACGGCCTGCGTCACGCCTGCCCGTGA
- a CDS encoding zinc-binding dehydrogenase — protein sequence MDIKTAKAAILVESGKPLIVDEFTLPDTLEHGQVLAHVHTSSICGAQINEIDAVKGVDKFLPHLLGHEALATIVETGPGVVSCKQGDTVVMHWRPGKGIQSNTPAYSWRGKRLNAGWVTTFNEYAVVSENRVTPVPATIDRTSAPLLGCAVTTALGVVNNDAQIAIGEAVVVFGVGGVGLNIVQFAAMVGAYPVIAIDRLDNKLAMAKDFGATHTINSEAVKDVAAEVRAITGVEGPDKVVETTGVKNLIELAYEITARKGRCILVGVPREKAEIYTLPLHFEKVLKGSEGGQCQPARDIPRLVRLSDAGKVSYRGIVTHEFALDDVNDALDLMRSGTSGRILLNIS from the coding sequence ATGGACATCAAGACTGCCAAGGCGGCCATTCTCGTCGAATCGGGCAAGCCGCTGATCGTCGACGAGTTCACCTTGCCGGATACGCTCGAGCATGGCCAGGTGCTCGCGCATGTGCACACCTCCAGCATCTGCGGCGCGCAGATCAACGAGATCGACGCCGTCAAAGGCGTCGACAAGTTCCTGCCCCACCTTCTCGGGCACGAAGCGCTGGCCACGATCGTGGAAACCGGTCCCGGTGTCGTCTCCTGCAAGCAGGGCGACACCGTCGTCATGCATTGGCGGCCGGGCAAGGGCATCCAGTCCAACACGCCGGCCTATTCCTGGCGCGGCAAGCGCCTCAATGCCGGTTGGGTCACCACCTTCAATGAATATGCCGTGGTGTCGGAGAACCGTGTCACGCCCGTTCCCGCCACGATCGACCGCACCAGCGCGCCGCTGCTCGGCTGCGCGGTGACGACCGCGCTCGGCGTCGTCAACAACGACGCGCAGATCGCCATCGGCGAAGCCGTCGTCGTGTTCGGCGTCGGCGGCGTCGGGTTGAACATCGTGCAATTCGCCGCGATGGTCGGCGCCTATCCCGTCATCGCGATCGATCGTCTCGACAACAAGCTGGCGATGGCGAAGGATTTCGGCGCCACTCACACCATCAACTCCGAAGCGGTCAAGGATGTGGCCGCGGAGGTTCGCGCCATCACCGGCGTTGAGGGACCCGACAAGGTCGTCGAGACCACCGGCGTCAAGAATCTGATCGAGCTCGCCTACGAGATCACCGCAAGGAAAGGCCGCTGCATCCTCGTCGGCGTTCCCCGCGAGAAGGCCGAGATCTACACGCTGCCGCTCCATTTCGAGAAGGTGCTGAAGGGCTCGGAAGGCGGCCAATGCCAGCCGGCGCGCGACATTCCGCGCCTCGTGCGACTGAGCGATGCCGGCAAGGTGAGCTACCGCGGAATCGTGACCCACGAGTTCGCGCTCGACGACGTCAACGACGCGCTCGACCTGATGCGCAGCGGCACCTCGGGCCGGATCCTGCTGAACATCAGCTGA